The DNA region CTAAGTTAATTATAAAAAATCTGCATTATTTAATGGACTGATAATTAAAGTCTTGTGCGAGGCTGCGTCGCAGGGTGCAGCGCATCATCAACGCTCGTTGATGTGCCCTGTGATGGGTATCATGGTCGTCTGTATTGGCTGGAGGGGACGTTCATGTCTGCCGAAAAACCTGAAATCATCATCACGTATTGCATTCAGTGTCAGTGGCTGTTGCGCGCCGCCTGGCTGGCACAGGAGCTGCTGAGTACCTTCAGTGACGATCTGGGCAAAGTATCCCTGCAACCGGGCACCGGAGGTACGTTTCGTATTACCTGCGAGGGTGTGCAGATCTGGGAGCGCAAGGCAGACGGCGGCTTTCCCGAGGCCAAGGTGCTCAAGCAGCGGGTCCGTGATCAGATAGACCCGGCACGTGATCTGGGCCACAACGAGCGTCCCGTGCCCACCAGCTCCCAGTGACACGGGGCGATTGTCACGACATCGCCACATGCGTGTCACATTCAGTTAACCGGCATGCTCCACTCTCTTCAAAACCATGCCGGAGGTTGTCCCATGAGCAGCGCTCAGCTCGCCACACCCAGCCGCAAACAACGTGTGCGGACCTTGTGGATTTCCGACGTTCACCTCGGCACGCGTGATTGCCAGGCTGAGCACTTGTCTGCATTCCTCAAGCGCTATCAGGCTGACAAGGTGTACCTGGTCGGCGACATCATCGACGGCTGGAAACTGCGCGGCGGCATGTACTGGCCGCAAGCACACACCAACGTGATTCGCCGTCTGCTGACCATGAGCAAGCGCGGCACCGAAGT from Pseudomonas syringae includes:
- a CDS encoding SelT/SelW/SelH family protein; its protein translation is MSAEKPEIIITYCIQCQWLLRAAWLAQELLSTFSDDLGKVSLQPGTGGTFRITCEGVQIWERKADGGFPEAKVLKQRVRDQIDPARDLGHNERPVPTSSQ